One Melitaea cinxia chromosome 20, ilMelCinx1.1, whole genome shotgun sequence DNA segment encodes these proteins:
- the LOC123663415 gene encoding alpha-tocopherol transfer protein-like, whose protein sequence is MRTLLPHFFTDWNIKTDFASATEPVWTILLPKLTDEHYRVEVVKFNNVPLHPSQNMEFFRSTIVLSEYIRAHDYMNGFLVIVDISEVKLVDILPKINLMYLRQALSIYIEGYGMRVKSIHLVTTSKVLDTLLAVIKQVMSPKIAGRVHIHKTMDEINEFVPKRILPKDYGGEERSIKELYEEWLEVLTSDDHIKYMRDINEARTDEVYRQSDKFNEQCAGMPGTFRLLSID, encoded by the exons ATGAGAACATTACTACCACATTTTTTTACGGATTGGAATATAAAAACAGATTTTGCCAGTGCAACTGAACCTGT gTGGACAATCTTGCTGCCAAAGTTGACAGATGAGCACTACAGAGTGGAAGTCGTGAAGTTTAACAACGTTCCACTCCACCCTTCTCAAAACATGGAATTCTTTAGATCGACTATTGTT CTGTCAGAATATATTAGAGCTCACGACTACATGAATGGATTTCTAGTAATCGTGGATATTTCTGAAGTAAAGCTTGTGGATATTTTGCCCAAGATAAATCTTATGTATTTAAGACAAGCTTTGTCTATATACATC GAGGGTTATGGAATGAGAGTTAAATCAATTCATTTGGTGACGACATCGAAAGTACTAGATACACTTTTGGCGGTCATTAAACAAGTTATGAGCCCTAAAATTGCTGGGAGAGTTCATATTCACAAAACCATGGATGAAATAAATGAGTTCGTTCCAAAACGCATTCTTCCAAAGGATTATGGTGGTGAAGAGCGCTCTATAAAAGAATTATATG aggAATGGCTCGAAGTACTTACATCTGAtgatcatataaaatatatgcgcGATATAAATGAAGCGCGTACCGACGAAGTTTACAGACAGAGTGACAAGTTCAATGAGCAGTGCGCTGGAATGCCCGGCACTTTCAGATTATTAAGCATTGATTAA